One genomic segment of Sphingorhabdus sp. M41 includes these proteins:
- a CDS encoding nuclear transport factor 2 family protein, with protein MIDPIDVTKNVFTAFGAADVDMIVQWLHPDVRIEFYGPEVIPYAGTYEGLNRARGFFETVLSSVDIHQFDPEEFICEGDKVVVTGHLRLTARSTGREIESDFVHVITVADEKWLLFRDFMNTVEAAKAFAE; from the coding sequence ATGATCGACCCGATTGACGTGACCAAGAATGTTTTCACAGCCTTTGGCGCTGCCGATGTGGATATGATCGTCCAATGGCTGCATCCCGATGTACGGATCGAATTTTACGGACCCGAGGTCATCCCCTATGCCGGGACCTATGAGGGTCTCAACCGGGCGCGCGGCTTTTTCGAAACCGTCCTGTCCTCTGTCGATATCCACCAGTTCGATCCGGAAGAGTTTATTTGCGAAGGTGACAAGGTCGTCGTCACTGGCCATTTGCGGCTGACCGCCCGCTCAACCGGTAGAGAGATCGAATCCGACTTCGTCCATGTCATCACGGTTGCGGATGAGAAATGGCTGTTGTTCCGCGATTTCATGAACACTGTTGAAGCGGCCAAGGCATTCGCCGAATAG
- a CDS encoding helix-turn-helix transcriptional regulator, which produces MEFNYNPVREGYSVASQLNELAHELMAKGVTALSYHITPPFYSQVSKRTSVFHFGYPEDIVSTYLDPEILESDPIPDHVMAVGHVMTWQQAVANQKLTEKHREFVRKAMDLGFIDGVAVPLFGPNSRNSHFSMNFGRYISPDDEEIVRPLVGIAQSYHRRICAIINQSDDNEPPLSERESQVLYWISRGKSNSDMAVILDISRATVDSYIRRLFKKLQVNDRISAVIVGLSNSLIKLM; this is translated from the coding sequence GTGGAGTTTAATTATAATCCTGTCAGGGAGGGCTATTCGGTTGCTTCGCAATTGAATGAACTTGCTCATGAACTGATGGCCAAGGGTGTCACGGCCCTGTCTTATCATATCACGCCGCCATTTTACTCGCAGGTGTCGAAGCGGACATCGGTATTCCATTTCGGTTATCCTGAAGACATAGTTTCTACATATCTGGATCCGGAAATTCTGGAATCCGATCCCATTCCCGATCATGTCATGGCCGTCGGACATGTGATGACGTGGCAACAGGCTGTGGCCAATCAGAAACTGACGGAAAAGCATCGCGAATTTGTCCGCAAAGCGATGGATTTGGGCTTCATAGACGGTGTCGCCGTGCCGCTATTCGGTCCGAATAGCAGAAATTCCCATTTTTCCATGAACTTCGGGCGATATATTTCCCCGGATGACGAGGAAATTGTCAGACCTCTGGTCGGCATTGCACAATCCTATCACCGAAGAATATGCGCCATCATCAATCAGAGCGATGACAATGAACCGCCGCTTTCCGAACGGGAAAGCCAGGTTTTATACTGGATTTCTCGCGGAAAATCGAATTCGGACATGGCGGTCATATTGGATATTTCCCGGGCAACGGTGGATTCCTACATTCGCCGGCTGTTCAAGAAGCTTCAGGTCAATGACCGTATTTCTGCGGTGATCGTCGGACTGAGCAATTCACTTATAAAGTTGATGTAA
- the dnaJ gene encoding molecular chaperone DnaJ, whose amino-acid sequence MASEIDYYEQLNVSRDCDGATLKSSYRKLAMQWHPDKNPGDAAAEAKFKTISEAYDVLKDPQKRAAYDRYGHEAFTNGGGNNAGGGGGFGGAAFNDIGDIFETIFGGGNGGGFGGQQQQRGPARGADLRYDMEITLEDAYHGKHTEIEIDVSVGCDECDGSGAEPGTGVQRCTTCQGHGKVRAQQGFFVVERTCTSCQGRGEVIESPCHVCYGEGRVDKPQTLEVDIPAGVDTGTRIRLTGKGEAGARGAPAGDLYIFIHLIRHNIFEREGTTLFTRAPISFTLAALGGEITIPGLDGEKHAIRIPAGIQSGKQIHQRGAGMPVLRGRGHGDMVVQIEVETPTRLSKQQRQILREFQETETGDETPNSTGFFGKLKDAWEDLTES is encoded by the coding sequence ATGGCATCCGAAATCGATTATTATGAGCAACTGAACGTCTCGCGCGATTGCGATGGCGCGACTCTCAAGTCATCCTATCGCAAGCTGGCGATGCAGTGGCATCCCGACAAGAATCCTGGCGACGCAGCAGCCGAAGCCAAGTTCAAGACGATCAGCGAAGCTTATGACGTATTGAAGGACCCGCAGAAACGCGCGGCCTATGACCGCTACGGTCACGAGGCATTCACCAATGGCGGCGGCAATAATGCCGGCGGTGGAGGCGGATTTGGCGGCGCGGCGTTCAACGACATCGGTGACATTTTCGAAACCATTTTCGGTGGCGGCAATGGCGGCGGTTTTGGTGGCCAGCAGCAGCAACGCGGCCCGGCTCGCGGTGCCGACCTGCGCTATGACATGGAAATCACGCTTGAAGACGCGTATCATGGCAAACATACCGAAATAGAGATTGATGTGTCGGTCGGCTGTGACGAATGCGACGGCTCCGGAGCAGAACCAGGTACCGGTGTGCAGCGTTGCACGACCTGTCAGGGCCACGGCAAAGTCCGGGCCCAGCAAGGCTTTTTCGTGGTCGAACGGACCTGCACCAGTTGTCAGGGTCGCGGTGAAGTGATCGAAAGCCCGTGCCACGTCTGTTATGGCGAGGGCAGGGTGGACAAGCCGCAGACGCTGGAAGTCGATATTCCGGCGGGTGTGGATACCGGCACCCGTATCCGTCTGACCGGAAAGGGAGAGGCGGGCGCACGCGGTGCCCCGGCTGGCGATCTCTATATTTTCATCCACCTGATCCGGCACAATATTTTCGAGCGGGAAGGAACAACCCTGTTCACCCGCGCGCCGATCAGTTTCACCCTGGCGGCTCTGGGTGGCGAAATCACCATTCCAGGCCTTGACGGCGAAAAACACGCCATCCGTATTCCGGCCGGTATCCAGAGCGGCAAGCAGATCCACCAGCGCGGTGCCGGCATGCCGGTCCTGCGGGGTCGCGGCCATGGCGATATGGTGGTCCAGATCGAAGTCGAAACGCCAACAAGGCTGTCCAAGCAGCAGCGGCAAATATTGCGCGAATTTCAGGAAACCGAAACCGGTGACGAAACGCCCAATTCGACTGGCTTCTTCGGCAAGTTGAAAGACGCCTGGGAAGATTTGACTGAGTCCTGA
- the dnaK gene encoding molecular chaperone DnaK, with protein MGKVIGIDLGTTNSCVAVMDGGKPKVIENSEGARTTPSVVAFTKDGERLIGQPAKRQAVTNPESTIFAVKRLIGRRFDDPMTKKDMELVPYEIVKGSNGDAWVKAGGEDYSPSQISAYTLQKMKETAEAYLGETVTQAVITTPAYFNDAQRQATKDAGKIAGLEVLRIINEPTAAALAYGLDKSEGKTIAVYDLGGGTFDISILEIGDGVFEVKSTNGDTFLGGEDFDAKLVEFLAADFKKAESIDLTKDKLALQRLKEAAEKAKIELSSAQTTEINLPFITADQNGPKHLVKAISRSDLEKLVGDLVKRTLDPCKKALKDAGVEAKEIDDVVMVGGMTRMPLVRETVEKFFGREPHVGVNPDEVVAMGAAIQAGVLQGDVKDVLLLDVTPLSLGIETLGGVFTRMIDRNTTIPTKKSQVYSTADDNQGAVTIRVFQGEREMAADNKMLGQFDLVGIPPAPRGVPQIDVTFDIDANGIVNVSAKDKGTGKEQQIKIQASGGLSDSDIDQMVQDAEKFAEEDKQRRAEAEAKNNAESLVHTTEKQLEEHGDKIDADLKGQIEAAVKETKEAIESGDPEAMKTKSEALAQVSMQMGQKIYEAEQAAGGDAGDAAAADAAAKAADDDVVDAEFSEVDDSDDSDKKDDAKAAE; from the coding sequence ATGGGTAAAGTTATCGGAATTGATCTTGGCACCACCAACAGCTGTGTTGCCGTTATGGATGGCGGAAAGCCAAAGGTAATTGAAAATTCAGAAGGCGCGCGGACCACACCGTCTGTCGTCGCATTCACCAAGGATGGCGAGCGCCTGATTGGTCAGCCGGCAAAGCGTCAGGCTGTCACCAATCCGGAAAGCACGATATTTGCTGTGAAGCGTCTGATCGGTCGCCGGTTCGATGATCCGATGACGAAGAAAGACATGGAACTGGTTCCTTATGAAATCGTCAAGGGCTCTAACGGCGACGCTTGGGTCAAAGCAGGCGGCGAAGATTATAGCCCGTCACAGATTTCTGCTTATACATTGCAGAAGATGAAAGAGACGGCAGAAGCCTATCTTGGCGAAACCGTAACCCAGGCCGTGATCACCACACCTGCCTATTTTAACGACGCACAGCGTCAGGCAACCAAGGATGCGGGCAAGATTGCCGGCCTCGAAGTATTGCGTATCATCAACGAGCCAACCGCAGCGGCGCTCGCTTATGGTCTCGACAAGAGCGAAGGCAAGACGATTGCCGTTTACGACCTTGGCGGCGGTACATTCGATATTTCGATCCTCGAAATCGGCGACGGTGTGTTCGAAGTGAAATCGACCAACGGTGACACGTTCCTCGGCGGTGAAGATTTTGATGCCAAGCTGGTCGAGTTTCTAGCCGCTGACTTCAAGAAAGCCGAAAGCATCGACCTGACCAAGGACAAGCTTGCATTGCAGCGTCTCAAGGAAGCTGCTGAAAAAGCGAAAATCGAGCTGTCGAGTGCGCAGACGACCGAAATCAACTTGCCGTTCATTACCGCAGATCAAAACGGTCCAAAGCATCTGGTCAAGGCGATCAGTCGCTCAGATCTCGAAAAGCTGGTTGGCGATCTTGTGAAGCGCACTCTGGACCCTTGCAAAAAGGCACTGAAGGACGCTGGCGTCGAAGCCAAGGAGATCGACGATGTCGTGATGGTTGGCGGTATGACTCGCATGCCGTTGGTTCGTGAAACCGTGGAGAAATTCTTCGGCCGGGAACCACATGTTGGCGTAAACCCGGATGAAGTAGTGGCCATGGGCGCTGCCATTCAGGCAGGTGTTTTGCAGGGCGACGTCAAGGACGTGTTGCTGCTCGACGTGACACCATTGTCGCTGGGTATTGAAACCCTCGGCGGCGTGTTTACCCGCATGATCGACCGTAACACCACGATCCCGACGAAGAAATCACAAGTCTACTCGACCGCTGATGACAATCAGGGCGCGGTGACGATCCGGGTCTTCCAGGGTGAGCGCGAAATGGCGGCGGACAACAAGATGCTTGGCCAGTTCGACTTGGTTGGCATCCCACCCGCGCCACGCGGCGTTCCTCAGATTGATGTGACGTTCGACATCGACGCCAACGGCATCGTCAACGTGTCCGCTAAAGACAAGGGCACGGGCAAGGAACAGCAGATCAAGATCCAGGCTTCCGGCGGTCTGAGCGATAGCGATATCGACCAGATGGTTCAGGATGCTGAGAAATTTGCAGAAGAAGACAAGCAACGGCGTGCCGAGGCGGAAGCCAAGAACAATGCCGAAAGCCTTGTTCACACCACTGAGAAGCAGCTTGAAGAGCATGGCGACAAGATTGACGCCGACTTGAAAGGCCAGATCGAAGCGGCGGTCAAGGAAACCAAGGAAGCCATCGAAAGTGGTGATCCCGAAGCGATGAAGACCAAGTCTGAAGCGCTGGCGCAAGTTTCCATGCAAATGGGTCAGAAGATCTATGAAGCGGAACAGGCTGCTGGCGGCGACGCCGGTGATGCTGCTGCAGCAGATGCAGCGGCCAAGGCAGCTGATGATGATGTTGTCGATGCCGAGTTCTCCGAAGTGGATGACTCTGACGACAGCGACAAGAAAGATGACGCCAAGGCGGCTGAGTAA
- a CDS encoding copper chaperone PCu(A)C: MNKIAVMLAASTSFLLTSCGQGDILFADKAVVNLSPVEGNPSAGYMDLHGGRVDVELVGVTSDDVLRMEMHETVEKDGMASMAKLKSIPVPAGKTVKLEPGGKHLMIWGVGEGSKKRGLLTMTLIYSNDDRIEIDAVVKKVGDPATASEE; encoded by the coding sequence ATGAACAAGATCGCCGTCATGCTTGCTGCATCCACATCATTTCTGCTCACCTCCTGTGGTCAGGGGGACATTCTCTTCGCTGACAAAGCAGTGGTCAACCTGTCACCGGTGGAAGGCAATCCTTCCGCTGGCTATATGGACCTGCATGGCGGCCGGGTGGATGTGGAACTGGTCGGCGTCACCTCCGATGATGTGCTGCGCATGGAAATGCACGAGACAGTGGAAAAAGATGGCATGGCGAGCATGGCGAAGCTCAAATCGATACCGGTCCCGGCAGGCAAGACGGTCAAGCTTGAACCAGGGGGAAAACATCTGATGATCTGGGGCGTGGGCGAAGGTTCAAAGAAGCGCGGGCTGCTGACCATGACGCTGATCTATTCCAACGATGACCGGATCGAGATTGATGCCGTGGTCAAAAAAGTCGGCGACCCCGCGACAGCATCTGAAGAATAA
- a CDS encoding vgr related protein has protein sequence MTGRRLTRSEVELCLSVFGQAIDYDRVTVYNRKWWLFQNSRVTMAPDGNLWFHPKSELFCDDFCGSSRNIQALFIHEMAHVWQHQQGVFLPLARHPFCRYDYELLPGKGFADYGIEQQAEIVSHYFLLQSGARLKNGYDMKDYQGLLPF, from the coding sequence ATGACAGGCCGCAGGCTGACCCGATCCGAAGTCGAACTGTGCTTGTCCGTGTTCGGGCAGGCGATCGATTATGACAGGGTAACGGTCTACAACCGCAAATGGTGGCTGTTCCAGAATTCCAGGGTCACCATGGCGCCGGATGGCAATCTCTGGTTTCATCCGAAAAGCGAACTGTTCTGTGATGATTTCTGCGGATCGTCGCGCAACATCCAGGCGCTGTTCATCCACGAAATGGCGCACGTCTGGCAGCATCAGCAGGGCGTTTTCCTGCCATTGGCGCGCCATCCCTTCTGCCGCTATGATTATGAATTGCTGCCGGGCAAGGGTTTCGCGGACTATGGCATTGAGCAGCAGGCGGAGATTGTCAGCCATTATTTCCTGTTACAATCCGGAGCCAGATTGAAAAACGGTTATGACATGAAAGATTATCAAGGCTTATTGCCCTTTTAG
- a CDS encoding OmpW/AlkL family protein: MKNTLKWVAAAGALAMSGTAFAGSGDGKIQIKALATLVAPDGKITSIERDDIGLPVGTQTKADDNIVPTIAAEYFVTSNISLETICCVTQHDVTGTGPLDGAGLVSNANIIPATLTAKYHFGDGSGFKPYVGVGPTYFIFIDEKAGDTARALGATRQKMNDKVGVALQAGFDLPINDKGLGLSVDAKRYFVNTTARWFAGDTEVLRTRHRIDPWVFSAGLAYRF; this comes from the coding sequence ATGAAAAATACACTGAAATGGGTTGCAGCAGCGGGGGCATTGGCGATGAGCGGAACGGCGTTCGCCGGCTCCGGCGATGGCAAGATTCAGATCAAGGCACTCGCCACGCTGGTGGCGCCCGATGGCAAGATCACGTCCATCGAACGGGACGATATCGGATTGCCGGTCGGCACGCAGACGAAGGCTGACGACAATATTGTTCCGACCATCGCTGCGGAATATTTCGTCACGTCGAATATTTCCCTCGAAACCATCTGCTGCGTTACCCAGCATGACGTCACCGGCACCGGGCCTCTGGATGGCGCTGGACTTGTGTCTAACGCAAATATCATACCCGCGACGCTAACCGCTAAATATCATTTCGGTGATGGCAGTGGCTTCAAACCCTATGTTGGCGTCGGACCGACCTATTTCATTTTCATTGATGAAAAGGCCGGAGACACGGCTCGGGCGCTGGGCGCGACCCGGCAAAAGATGAATGACAAGGTCGGTGTTGCCCTGCAGGCGGGATTTGACCTGCCGATCAATGACAAGGGGCTGGGCCTGAGCGTCGATGCCAAGCGCTATTTCGTCAACACAACGGCTCGCTGGTTTGCTGGCGACACGGAAGTCTTGCGGACGCGGCACAGGATTGATCCCTGGGTGTTCAGCGCCGGACTGGCCTATCGGTTCTGA
- a CDS encoding MATE family efflux transporter: MTGASLSLREQQPWRHELRTTLALAWPLILSNLTMALIGATDVLMLGWLGARELAAATLGFNLAMTAAIFCMGLITASAPMMATEIGRMQHSVRDVRRTFRQAMWAAVTVLIPFWILLWNTESLLLLFGQQPDLAAIAGTYISAYMWSILPFLFFLILRNFISALEQPVWALIISVIGVLSNALFNYALIFGKFGVPEFGVLGAGIGSVMTNVLMFVGLAIVVIRHKRFRRYHLFGRFWRSDWQRFRGMWKLGLPIAITMGLEGSVFGFAALLMGLISTASVAAHAIALQLAALTFMVPMGLGQAATVRVGIQYGRKDHAAIKRAGWVSFILGTSFMAAMALVFVLAPDFLISLFIDASAPGNAEVAALAVSFLAIAAIFQIVDGAQVVGAGMLRGLHDTTMPMLFALMGYWFIGIGLGASLAFWQGWEGVGIWTGLAGGLSVVAVLMLARWMMRAKIGLLP, from the coding sequence ATGACCGGCGCGTCCCTTAGCCTGCGAGAGCAACAACCATGGCGGCACGAGTTGCGCACCACGCTCGCGCTTGCCTGGCCGCTGATCCTGTCGAACCTGACGATGGCACTGATCGGCGCGACCGACGTGCTGATGCTCGGCTGGCTCGGTGCACGCGAGCTCGCAGCGGCCACGCTTGGTTTTAATCTGGCGATGACCGCGGCGATTTTCTGCATGGGACTGATCACCGCCTCTGCCCCGATGATGGCCACCGAAATCGGCCGAATGCAGCATAGCGTCCGCGATGTGCGCCGGACTTTCCGTCAGGCCATGTGGGCTGCGGTCACGGTTCTCATACCCTTCTGGATCCTGCTCTGGAATACCGAAAGCCTTTTGCTGCTATTCGGCCAGCAGCCGGACCTCGCCGCCATCGCCGGCACCTATATCAGCGCCTATATGTGGTCGATCCTGCCGTTTCTGTTCTTCCTCATCCTGCGCAACTTCATTTCCGCGCTGGAACAGCCGGTCTGGGCGCTGATCATCAGCGTCATCGGCGTGCTTTCAAACGCCCTGTTCAACTACGCGCTGATTTTCGGCAAGTTCGGCGTGCCGGAATTTGGTGTTCTTGGTGCCGGCATCGGCAGCGTGATGACCAACGTCCTGATGTTCGTCGGGCTGGCGATCGTCGTCATCCGTCACAAGCGTTTTCGTCGCTATCATTTGTTCGGGCGGTTCTGGCGCAGCGACTGGCAGCGGTTTCGCGGGATGTGGAAACTTGGCCTGCCAATCGCGATCACCATGGGGCTGGAAGGCTCCGTATTCGGCTTTGCGGCTCTGCTGATGGGCCTGATCAGCACCGCGTCGGTTGCGGCCCATGCGATAGCCCTGCAACTCGCCGCGCTGACATTCATGGTGCCAATGGGCCTGGGGCAGGCAGCCACAGTGCGCGTGGGCATTCAATATGGTCGCAAGGATCACGCCGCGATCAAACGCGCCGGCTGGGTCAGCTTCATCCTTGGCACATCATTCATGGCAGCGATGGCGCTGGTGTTCGTTCTTGCTCCCGATTTTCTGATTTCTTTGTTCATCGATGCCAGCGCGCCGGGCAATGCCGAGGTCGCGGCGCTGGCCGTAAGCTTCCTCGCCATTGCCGCCATCTTCCAGATCGTCGACGGTGCTCAGGTCGTTGGCGCCGGCATGCTTCGCGGTTTGCATGACACGACCATGCCGATGCTGTTCGCACTGATGGGCTATTGGTTCATAGGTATTGGCCTGGGTGCCAGTCTCGCCTTCTGGCAAGGCTGGGAAGGGGTCGGTATCTGGACCGGACTGGCCGGAGGACTGAGCGTGGTCGCGGTGCTGATGCTGGCCCGCTGGATGATGCGCGCAAAAATTGGTCTGCTGCCATAA
- a CDS encoding YMGG-like glycine zipper-containing protein, which yields MIIWARQLALAATAAVSLTACAENYAVEGAGAGAAAGAAIGALTGGDVLEGAAIGAAAGAAGGYFIDKNDGCDGYDRNGRLDDDCYGTRGYPEDPR from the coding sequence ATGATCATATGGGCAAGACAACTCGCATTGGCTGCAACAGCGGCAGTCAGCCTGACCGCCTGTGCTGAAAATTACGCAGTCGAAGGCGCTGGAGCCGGTGCTGCAGCGGGCGCTGCCATCGGAGCTCTTACCGGCGGTGATGTGCTGGAAGGTGCTGCAATCGGTGCCGCGGCCGGAGCGGCTGGTGGCTATTTCATCGACAAGAATGATGGCTGTGACGGTTATGACCGCAACGGACGTCTCGACGATGACTGCTACGGAACACGCGGCTATCCCGAAGACCCGAGATAA
- a CDS encoding indoleamine 2,3-dioxygenase, whose protein sequence is MKLSDYDMSAARGFLSHFEIVDIDLPDIFVPIIKAAENLSGLMTTGRVRHWLERLPMLDLADWAASAPEEQVRVAMVRYSFLVQAYVWGESEAPTALPANLARPMVALAERLDQAPLLPYSGYVLDNWARLDRQGPITLDNVYMVQNFYGGADENWFVLIHVAIEAAAGPLLGLACDLVEAAGAEDITRTTALLEEMDDHWDRVNAIFDRMPERCDPYIYYQRVRPYIHGWANNPALPAGLVYEGVEKYQGVGQSFRGQTGSQSSIVPSMDALFQVQHGNDPLRSFLDELHAYRPVQHRRFIEDLREQSRLRDFAIASGDPALRQAFNASVEQVARFRTRHLEYAASYINKQANSGKGNDTEVGTGGTPFMKYLKKHRDENRAQVI, encoded by the coding sequence ATGAAATTGTCAGATTATGATATGTCCGCAGCGCGCGGATTTCTCTCACATTTCGAAATAGTCGATATTGACCTTCCCGATATTTTTGTCCCCATCATCAAGGCGGCAGAAAATCTGTCCGGCCTGATGACCACCGGCCGGGTGCGGCACTGGCTGGAACGTTTGCCGATGCTTGATCTTGCCGACTGGGCGGCGAGCGCACCGGAAGAACAGGTCCGGGTGGCGATGGTCCGCTATTCCTTTCTGGTCCAGGCCTATGTCTGGGGCGAAAGCGAAGCACCTACCGCCCTGCCCGCCAATCTCGCCCGTCCGATGGTGGCTCTGGCCGAGCGGCTCGATCAGGCGCCGTTGCTGCCCTATAGCGGCTATGTGCTCGACAATTGGGCGCGACTGGACCGGCAAGGCCCGATCACGCTCGACAATGTGTATATGGTGCAGAATTTCTACGGCGGAGCGGATGAGAACTGGTTCGTGCTGATCCATGTCGCGATTGAGGCTGCTGCGGGACCGCTTCTCGGCCTTGCCTGCGATCTTGTTGAAGCCGCCGGTGCCGAAGATATAACCAGAACAACAGCGCTGCTCGAGGAAATGGATGACCATTGGGATAGGGTAAACGCGATATTTGACCGGATGCCCGAGCGCTGCGATCCCTATATATATTATCAGCGGGTGCGGCCCTATATCCACGGCTGGGCGAATAATCCGGCGTTGCCCGCCGGCCTGGTCTACGAAGGCGTCGAGAAATATCAGGGCGTTGGCCAGTCGTTTCGCGGCCAGACCGGGTCGCAAAGCTCGATCGTGCCGAGCATGGACGCGCTGTTCCAGGTGCAGCATGGCAATGACCCGCTGCGCAGCTTTCTCGACGAACTGCACGCCTATCGGCCGGTCCAGCACCGGCGCTTTATCGAGGATCTGCGCGAGCAGAGCCGATTGCGCGATTTTGCCATTGCCAGCGGTGACCCGGCGTTGAGGCAGGCGTTCAATGCCAGTGTTGAGCAAGTCGCGCGCTTTCGCACAAGGCATCTGGAATATGCCGCCAGCTATATCAACAAGCAGGCCAATAGCGGCAAGGGCAATGATACCGAAGTGGGCACCGGTGGTACGCCGTTCATGAAATATCTGAAGAAGCACCGCGATGAGAATCGGGCGCAGGTGATCTGA
- a CDS encoding GntP family permease, producing the protein MLSAIGLIGGLGLLIWMTVRGVNILIAGPVAAAVVALTSGIAWLPPLAAAGAPDFATAYMDGFVGFFKSWFFMFLLGAIFGEIMGASGAAASVAHWVIEKIGIKHAVLAVVAACAILTYGGVSVFIVSFSVYSLAVHLFREADLPRRFIPAALAFGSVTFTMTSAGSPEIQNLIPMEYLGTNAYAGWQVSLVIALFMAITGQYWLNHMVKRAVARGEHFVGRESDDQNSDYSNLPAPLLCILPLVAVLAIFLVFQYPQDMGPLSAILPQESLDKWALVAALGSGAVVALIVGHQKLKSMPDAFSRGATSAVVAITNTCAVVGFGSVAKLSPAFQEALILVQNIPGSPLIGAAIAVTVIAGLTGSASGGQSIALPLIAPHYLDVGAQPDELHRVVAISSGALDSLPHNGYVVTTIRAVCGETHRDAYGAVGALTVVIPVIGTIMAVILFGIFS; encoded by the coding sequence ATGCTATCGGCAATCGGGCTTATCGGCGGACTGGGGCTGCTCATCTGGATGACGGTGCGCGGGGTGAATATCCTGATTGCCGGGCCGGTTGCCGCGGCGGTTGTCGCGCTGACCAGCGGCATCGCCTGGCTGCCGCCGCTTGCCGCAGCCGGTGCGCCGGATTTTGCCACCGCCTATATGGACGGCTTTGTCGGCTTCTTCAAAAGCTGGTTCTTCATGTTCCTGCTCGGCGCAATATTCGGCGAGATCATGGGGGCCAGCGGCGCTGCGGCCAGCGTGGCGCATTGGGTCATCGAGAAGATCGGGATAAAACATGCGGTACTGGCCGTTGTCGCCGCCTGCGCGATACTGACCTATGGCGGGGTCAGCGTGTTCATCGTGTCGTTCAGCGTCTATTCGCTGGCGGTGCATCTGTTTCGCGAGGCGGATCTGCCGCGGCGCTTCATTCCCGCAGCGCTGGCTTTCGGGTCGGTGACCTTCACCATGACCAGCGCCGGCAGCCCGGAAATCCAGAATCTGATCCCGATGGAATATCTCGGCACCAATGCTTATGCCGGCTGGCAGGTCAGTCTGGTGATCGCGCTGTTCATGGCGATAACCGGACAATATTGGCTCAACCATATGGTCAAGCGCGCAGTCGCCAGGGGCGAGCATTTTGTCGGCCGCGAAAGCGATGATCAGAACAGCGACTATAGCAATCTGCCTGCGCCCTTGCTTTGCATCCTGCCGCTGGTCGCGGTGCTGGCGATCTTTCTGGTCTTTCAATATCCGCAGGATATGGGGCCGCTCTCGGCGATCCTGCCGCAGGAATCGCTCGACAAATGGGCGCTGGTGGCGGCGCTGGGATCGGGCGCGGTGGTTGCCCTGATCGTCGGTCATCAGAAACTGAAATCCATGCCGGACGCCTTTTCGCGGGGTGCAACCAGCGCGGTGGTGGCGATCACCAATACCTGCGCGGTGGTCGGATTTGGCTCCGTTGCCAAGCTTTCACCTGCCTTTCAGGAAGCGCTCATTCTGGTGCAGAATATTCCGGGCAGCCCGCTGATCGGCGCGGCCATTGCGGTTACCGTGATCGCCGGTTTGACCGGCTCCGCATCGGGCGGCCAGTCGATCGCCCTGCCCCTGATCGCGCCCCATTATCTCGATGTCGGCGCGCAACCCGACGAGCTGCACCGCGTCGTCGCCATTTCCTCCGGTGCGCTCGATAGCCTGCCGCATAATGGCTATGTTGTAACCACGATCCGCGCCGTATGCGGCGAAACTCACCGCGACGCTTATGGCGCAGTTGGTGCTTTGACGGTGGTGATACCGGTGATCGGGACGATCATGGCGGTGATCCTGTTCGGGATTTTCAGCTGA
- a CDS encoding PadR family transcriptional regulator, whose translation MKFGTGGPDGAGRGSGRGRGRGRGGSPGEKFARAFAQAAFEGGKGKRRARMFRRGELKLLALHLIAEEPRHGYDLIRQIEELTGGHYAPSPGIVYPTLTLMAEMDLIDEKVDGDGKKIYSITEAGSARLAEDEAQIAEILARLEGVSKMGEASDGASVRRAMHNLKSAISIRLADEEKGSDKILDVTAIIDEAASKIERLK comes from the coding sequence ATGAAATTTGGAACCGGAGGCCCCGACGGGGCAGGACGTGGATCTGGCCGGGGCAGGGGCCGGGGAAGAGGCGGGTCGCCTGGCGAGAAATTCGCCCGGGCTTTTGCCCAGGCAGCTTTTGAAGGTGGCAAGGGAAAAAGGCGCGCCCGGATGTTCCGGCGCGGCGAGCTGAAGCTCTTGGCGCTACACCTTATCGCAGAAGAACCGCGGCACGGCTATGATCTGATCCGTCAGATCGAGGAGCTGACCGGCGGCCATTATGCGCCCAGTCCGGGGATCGTCTATCCGACGCTGACCCTGATGGCGGAAATGGACCTGATCGATGAAAAGGTCGATGGTGACGGCAAGAAAATCTATTCGATCACTGAAGCGGGTTCCGCCCGGCTGGCCGAGGACGAGGCGCAGATTGCCGAGATACTTGCACGGCTGGAAGGCGTTTCGAAAATGGGCGAGGCCAGCGATGGCGCATCCGTCCGCCGCGCCATGCACAATCTGAAAAGCGCGATCTCCATCCGCCTTGCAGACGAAGAAAAGGGATCCGACAAGATCCTGGACGTCACCGCGATCATCGACGAAGCCGCGAGCAAGATCGAGCGGTTGAAATAG